Proteins from a single region of Cherax quadricarinatus isolate ZL_2023a chromosome 89, ASM3850222v1, whole genome shotgun sequence:
- the PPP1R15 gene encoding uncharacterized protein PPP1R15: protein MSVWMGSQAGSWPRVNTVNPHCKTPAMQQVKLHLDVHPPVLDTSGPKAPTSYQKPRGGMDKNFIGMTSHFWNSLCSMYNSVCSPRSPVTWVTPEMVQPAALPYGVHPQLPYHCRMEVNNMYDNRSRLWFPATAAGSQVEFVDPLLMWQNTSFPCEWPPSSAQLQQKVCRPLNPEAKEWIPKEYAKDSLSSSTLPCKTMDQDCLKAEEPTSFDLQDREGVDGLPDFCEITDCEIQAIRLGESDNSNVTQKENPSVEDDVYEIVEANEGFSEDNSMKAAKDNSTKTAPVDLGFAVMVDSHPSEGHTTTAAPVDLGFAVMIDSHPIQGHTSFDQGVIEIQACDNIVKDSRPVSYASVVGKLPVSSAVDKSQQNCVRSGPADQSIPHIFIRDKKYPKEKASPVDDKSKAPLLFKSVTKDQKKCSRNFLRELKESSPVKGKMCGSTGNERDSGFKCSILEVSSRPRLCPKSPTCSVEPPQIVSPKDKSLPTLRVAPHSLSERSSCNTSHDHSESNFSIMGVESVDVDIGKDVVDRHCDIYVLPEKSEPQCVKKPKYSSNILAHILGCDESESEDSDEDSEDSDSDWDSVCVESTDNFDLDDTWETFGLCLTLPQVGKSSVPASVPEQGVAVCSPVKSICDTVSEEDPTFTGVTLEEINKRWEEEIQKDVLGSREKKVKFGEVKIHPIVAWDFAYKMARRGPWEMYARDRMRFQHRIAALEPIISPVLQASHREAHYQQQQRQACCLS from the exons ATGAGTGTGTGGATGGGATCGCAGGCCGGCAGCTGGCCTAGAGTCAACACTGTGAACccacactgcaagactccagccaTGCAGCAAGTCAAGCTTCACCTTGATGTCCATCCCCCAGTACTAGACACTTCAGGGCCTAAAGCACCAACGTCATACCAGAAGCCAC GTGGAGGCATGGATAAAAACTTCATAGGGATGACTTCACACTTTTGGAACTCTCTCTGCAGTATGTATAATTCTGTGTGCTCTCCGAGGAGCCCTGTCACTTGGGTCACCCCTGAGATGGTTCAGCCTGCCGCTCTTCCTTACGGAGTCCATCCTCAGCTCCCGTATCATTGCCGAATGGAGGTGAACAACATGTACGACAACAGAAGCCGATTGTGGTTCCCTGCGACGGCCGCAGGATCGCAGGTAGAGTTTGTGGATCCACTTCTAATGTGGCAAAATACTTCCTTTCCCTGTGAGTGGCCACCATCTTCTGCACAACTGCAACAAAAGGTGTGCCGGCCACTTAACCCTGAAGCCAAGGAGTGGATTCCTAAGGAGTACGCTAAGGATTCTCTCTCATCATCCACTCTTCCTTGCAAGACTATGGATCAGGACTGTTTGAAGGCTGAAGAGCCTACTTCATTTGACCTGCAGGATCGTGAGGGTGTAGACGGGTTACCAGATTTCTGCGAGATTACAGACTGTGAAATTCAAGCTATAAGATTGGGCGAAAGTGATAATTCGAATGTTACTCAAAAGGAAAACCCGTCAGTTGAGGATGATGTTTATGAAATTGTGGAAGCAAATGAAGGATTTAGTGAAGACAACTCTATGAAAGCAGCTAAAGACAACTCTACAAAAACAGCACCAGTTGACCTTGGTTTTGCTGTTATGGTGGATTCCCACCCTTCAGAGGGTCACACCACAACAGCAGCACCGGTTGACCTTGGTTTTGCTGTTATGATAGATTCCCACCCCATACAGGGTCACACTTCATTTGATCAGGGGGTTATTGAGATTCAAGCATGTGATAATATAGTTAAGGATAGTAGGCCTGTAAGTTATGCAAGTGTTGTTGGAAAATTGCCTGTCTCAAGTGCTGTTGACAAGTCCCAGCAGAACTGTGTCAGGAGTGGTCCAGCAGATCAGTCAATTCCACATATTTTTATAAGGGACAAAAAGTATCCTAAGGAAAAGGCTTCACCTGTTGATGACAAAAGCAAAGCTCCTCTCTTGTTTAAGAGTGTGACTAAAGATCAGAAGAAATGCAGTCGAAATTTCCTCCGGGAACTAAAGGAATCGAGCCCAGTCAAAGGCAAAATGTGCGGGTCCACGGGTAATGAACGTGATTCTGGCTTCAAGTGTTCCATCCTCGAAGTTTCCTCACGTCCCAGACTTTGTCCTAAAAGTCCAACTTGTTCAGTAGAACCACCGCAGATTGTTTCTCCGAAGGATAAGTCTCTTCCAACTCTTAGGGTGGCACCACATTCTTTAAGTGAGAGGAGCAGCTGCAACACCTCCCATGATCATAGTGAGAGTAACTTTAGCATTATGGGTGTGGAAAGTGTAGACGTTGACATTGGAAAGGATGTAGTTGATAGACACTGTGATATTTATGTCCTTCCAGAGAAAAGTGAACCTCAGTGTGTCAAGAAACCCAAATATTCCAGTAACATTCTGGCTCACATTCTGGGGTGTGACGAGTCCGAGAGCGAGGACTCCGATGAGGACTCGGAGGACTCTGATAGTGActgggatagtgtttgtgtggAGAGTACAGATAACTTTGACCTTGATGACACCTGGGAAACTTTTGGACTGTGTCTCACTCTTCCACAAGTTGGAAAATCCTCGGTGCCAGCATCAGTCCCAGAGCAAGGTGTTGCTGTCTGTTCTCCTGTAAAGTCAATCTGTGATACTGTTAGTGAAGAGGATCCCACATTTACAGGAGTTACCTTAGAAGAAATCAACAAAAGATGGGAGGAGGAGATACAAAAAGATGTTTTGGGGAGTAGAGAGAAGAAGGTCAAATTTGGGGAAGTGAAAATTCACCCTATAGTTGCTTGGGACTTTGCCTACAAAATGGCAAGAAGAGGCCCCTGGGAAATGTATGCGAGAGACAGAATGCGCTTCCAGCATCGCATTGCCGCCCTCGAGCCAATCATATCACCTGTACTGCAAGCAAGCCACAGGGAggcacactaccagcagcagcagaggcaggcTTGCTGTCTTAGCTAA